The DNA region ACACGCAGCATATCCCGAGCAATTTCCGTTTTTCGGATGTCCGCGTGCTCGATTCCCGAGTTGTAGTATGGCAAACCTTCCAGTTTTTGAGTTATGACCATCCTGAGGCAATGCACGGAAACTTGTAGGTTCGCACATTGAATCAAGAACTGATTGGCTGTTTCCCTAGGGCCCTCTACCAGAGAAGCAAAGGTGTAGGACTGCAGATATGGTGGTAGATCATCGAGACAAGTGATGAAACGGATGTAGATGGTATCAAGTCGGTTCCTTTCCTCCACGGTGAGCAAGGACTGATTAGGCATGGGAATGCCTCTCTGCTCCCGGTCTTGAAGCAGCCTTAACTCCAAGAGCAAGTCAGAAGCATTCTGCCAGAGCCTCAAGTTGGCATTGAAGCCTTCGATACAAGTTTTGCGTATCACTTCAGAATTTGTTGAAGAATTCCCGGGGGAAAGAATCGGcgcctcatcctcgatccCAGTAGGGTAAGCTGTCGTTATTCCAGACTCGAACGAGAACTTGTGGATCGTAATGGGTCGATTGTTCAATATTGCAGCAGACTTATCGCCCATGTACACAATCCAAAAAGCCCTACGACGTAACTCGGCTTCAATGGGTAGCAGGCCTTCAAGTGACGTTTCTTCGTTCAGCTGCATAACCTGTGCAAGCCTAGTCGCCTCGCCAAATATGTGCCAGGAATACTTGGGTTTCCCTGCGGCATGAAGACAATTTGAGTGGAAATATCGTATCGTGATCGAATTGGCATTCGGGTTCTCAAGGTCCGCTTCAAGATAGTGGCTCAGACAGGAGCGGGAAGCATTGAGGAATAAGTCGCCCACTGACTGGCCCTCTGGAAAGAGATCCTTGGGCAACAAGAATGCTGCTTCAGCGCAGACAGCTGTTATCAGCGTGAATGCCGTCTCTGGCCATGTTTCCATAAGACCAGTGCCGTTTGCATGGCTCTCTGATGTTGAGAATCTTGTCGTGAAATATGAGAGCGAGTCGCGAAGACTAGGTTCGTGTACCAATGGCGTGAGCGGATACAGATACTCAAAGAACAAGTCAAAGCATCGCGTAACCAAGTTCTGAAGGTCATTCGCGATGAAAGCCAACGCTCTTGACAAGTCCTGCCACCTCTGCAGCGCCGACAGCCCGTGACCCGCGACGCCATCATTCAAAACCGAAGACGCGGAGATCGTCGGCGGCGAGAGCCCAAGATCGACATTCAGGGCCCTGGAAGAGTCCCATTGCGCCGAGGTGGTGCCTGTTGGTGTGGAGGAATTGGCGCTGGAGAGCGCTGTTAATTCCGCTGTGGGGTTCGACGACGGAGCATCTTTTCCCGCCGATGACGGCCTCTTCCGTCTAATCTTGGGTCCTCGTCTTGCGACGGGAATGTCAAAGCG from Fusarium keratoplasticum isolate Fu6.1 chromosome 12, whole genome shotgun sequence includes:
- a CDS encoding Zn(2)-C6 fungal-type domain-containing protein; protein product: MDNSPTSSSPHSPDTNTPSQKKPTSRACDRCRRRKAKCDFSDLAQRCTNCRESGTQCRFDIPVARRGPKIRRKRPSSAGKDAPSSNPTAELTALSSANSSTPTGTTSAQWDSSRALNVDLGLSPPTISASSVLNDGVAGHGLSALQRWQDLSRALAFIANDLQNLVTRCFDLFFEYLYPLTPLVHEPSLRDSLSYFTTRFSTSESHANGTGLMETWPETAFTLITAVCAEAAFLLPKDLFPEGQSVGDLFLNASRSCLSHYLEADLENPNANSITIRYFHSNCLHAAGKPKYSWHIFGEATRLAQVMQLNEETSLEGLLPIEAELRRRAFWIVYMGDKSAAILNNRPITIHKFSFESGITTAYPTGIEDEAPILSPGNSSTNSEVIRKTCIEGFNANLRLWQNASDLLLELRLLQDREQRGIPMPNQSLLTVEERNRLDTIYIRFITCLDDLPPYLQSYTFASLVEGPRETANQFLIQCANLQVSVHCLRMVITQKLEGLPYYNSGIEHADIRKTEIARDMLRVIQEAPFWSLQVNGEPYVSQHLTNSLDH